One Candidatus Paceibacterota bacterium genomic window carries:
- a CDS encoding D-alanyl-D-alanine carboxypeptidase family protein, with protein sequence MNKINSKLVLALILLIFISLPVFTTSLLDFEEQKTNEENYQKLLQEESTRKEIAKKIQEEAEEKKYLTGKFDPSVRKDFVLIPAMYTTNQSKMYLRKETFDAFLKMRDAADKGGIGLRIASATRNFVYQKNIWNNKWTGVMEVNGENLAKTIPDSLERFMKILEYSAVPSTSRHHWGTDIDINDATPEYFESKLGKKTYEWLVKNAPLFGFCQPYNLKDENRPTGYNEEKWHWSYLPLSKTFTEEYKDLIKDDDIKGFLGDENVAGQDLINNYVLGINPNCL encoded by the coding sequence GTGAACAAAATTAACTCAAAACTCGTCCTTGCTTTAATTTTATTGATTTTTATATCTCTGCCAGTGTTCACCACTTCTCTTTTGGATTTTGAAGAACAAAAAACAAACGAAGAAAATTACCAGAAACTTTTACAAGAAGAATCAACCCGCAAAGAAATAGCGAAGAAAATTCAAGAAGAGGCGGAAGAAAAAAAATATTTAACGGGAAAATTCGACCCTAGCGTTAGAAAAGATTTTGTTTTGATACCTGCGATGTATACTACCAATCAAAGCAAAATGTATTTGAGAAAAGAAACTTTTGACGCCTTTTTAAAAATGCGAGATGCCGCAGATAAGGGTGGAATTGGCCTTAGAATAGCTTCAGCTACTAGAAACTTTGTTTATCAAAAAAATATTTGGAATAATAAATGGACAGGGGTTATGGAAGTAAATGGAGAAAATCTTGCAAAAACTATTCCGGACAGCTTGGAAAGGTTTATGAAAATATTGGAATATAGCGCCGTTCCAAGCACATCCAGGCATCACTGGGGTACAGACATAGACATAAACGATGCTACCCCAGAATATTTTGAAAGCAAATTGGGTAAAAAAACTTATGAATGGCTAGTAAAAAATGCTCCATTGTTTGGTTTTTGCCAACCTTATAATCTAAAGGATGAAAATAGGCCGACGGGCTACAATGAAGAAAAATGGCATTGGTCATATTTGCCTCTCTCAAAAACTTTTACAGAAGAATACAAAGATTTAATAAAAGACGATGATATAAAAGGATTTTTGGGGGATGAAAATG